The nucleotide sequence TCAATTCTTCTATCGCCTGACGGTAATTTCCCATAAAGCCATAAGTAACGCCTACATTGAAATAGAGCAATCTCATGTTGACGCTTTTCAGGTTAAAATTTGCTTCACGGTAAACAGCGTTTTCCTGGATGGCCCTCTTGAATTCCTTAATAGCCATTTCATAATTATCCAGAAAATAAAAGGCTACCCCTAAATAATTATGGAGTTTATCCAGGTCTTTATAGGTGGGATCTAATTCTTTTACTTTTCTAAGGACTGTAATCGCATCTTCATATGCCCCCATCCTTAAATGGGCCAATCCTTCATTAAAAACAGCCCTGATATGCGCGGCTGATCTTGAATCCGGGACAAGCTCCTGTACCTTCTTGAATTCTACTATCGCCAAATCCTGGTAAGGGATTAGGTAAGTATATACTAAGCCTAATTGGTAATGCACTTCAACACAATTCGGGTCATAGCGAAGCGCCTTTTCAAAGTGCAGCCTGGCCGCGTTATATAATTTTTCTTTCAAAGATGACATACCCTCTTTATACGCTTCATCCGCTTTAACATTACCGCATATCTCCGCGTCCACCTTTCTTCTGATAAAAAGGCAAAATATCAGTAAGGATATCAATCCATAGTAGTAAATTTTGAACTTAAAGGCCCTGAAATTTAATAATCCCATTTTTTTGTTTTTCACCTTACTTACCTAAACAAAATTGTGAAAATATTTCATTAATTATATCTTCCCTGGCTAGCTTTCCTGTCATTCGTTCCAGGGAATCCAAACATAATATAAGGTCATGAGATATAAACTCTTCTGATAACCCTTGGGCAGCCGTTTCTCTTGCTTTGTTTAAAAATTCCTTCCCCATACGAAGCAATTCAATTTGACGGATATTGCTGATTCTTATATCTTTCTCACTCGAAAACAAACCATGTTTTAGTATTTTATCTCTAATTTTTTTCTTTAACCCCTCTATCCCTAAATTTTTAAGCGCAGATATTTTTATTATATCCTTTTTTGAAGACAGGCATAGATTTTTATTGTAGCAAATATTTTTCTTTAAATCAACCTTATTTATTATAAAAATAACCATTTTATTTTTTGTCAAGTCTAATAACTTTTTATCTTCAGGCGTCAAATTTTCGCTCCCGTCGATAACTAAAAGTAAAATATCTGCATCGGATAAGACTTTGTGGCTACGGGACACCCCCTCTTTTTCAACAACATCCCTTGCATCCCTGATCCCAGCGGTGTCTATAAGGATTAAAGGGATACCGTCTATATTGATTTCTTCTTCAAGGGTATCTCTTGTGGTTCCCGGAATATGAGTGACAATTGCCCTTTCTTCTTCCAGCAATCTATTAAGAAGGCTTGACTTCCCGACATTCGGCCTGCCGATAATCCCTATTTTTATACCTTCTCTCAGAACCCTGCCCTCATCCGCTGTTTCTAAAATATCCGAAAACACCTTATCCAGGTTCATTAATTCTTTGCAAATTTCTCTTTTTGTCAACTCCCTTATATCCTCTTCCGGATAATCAATTACTGCCTCTATATGCGAAATTAATCTTTTTAATCTCCTTTTCAACTCCTCTACTTCTTTGGATAATCCCCCTTTTATTTGATGAAAAGACATTTTCAGGCTTCTTTCTGTCCTGGACCGGATAAAATCAGCTATTGCTTCTGCCTGGATAAGGTCAATCCGTCCGTTCAAAAAAGCCCGTTTGGTAAATTCTCCGGGTTCAGCGAGTCTTGCCCCGCATTTCAGGGTAATCTCTAAAACTTTGCGCAAAGATAAAAATCCGCCGTGGCAGTTTATTTCCACAACATCTTCACGGGTATAAGTTTTCGGCCCCTTCATTAAAGAAATCAAAACTTCTTCAATGGTTTCCTTTGTCTTTGGATCACGAATAAATCCGTATAAAATTTTTCTTTTATGATTTATATTAAAATCTATTTTTTTTGCTGGAAGGAAAAATATTTTTTTTGCTAT is from bacterium and encodes:
- the mnmE gene encoding tRNA uridine-5-carboxymethylaminomethyl(34) synthesis GTPase MnmE; the encoded protein is MPEDTIAAISTPLGIGGIGIVRISGAQAFSIAKKIFFLPAKKIDFNINHKRKILYGFIRDPKTKETIEEVLISLMKGPKTYTREDVVEINCHGGFLSLRKVLEITLKCGARLAEPGEFTKRAFLNGRIDLIQAEAIADFIRSRTERSLKMSFHQIKGGLSKEVEELKRRLKRLISHIEAVIDYPEEDIRELTKREICKELMNLDKVFSDILETADEGRVLREGIKIGIIGRPNVGKSSLLNRLLEEERAIVTHIPGTTRDTLEEEINIDGIPLILIDTAGIRDARDVVEKEGVSRSHKVLSDADILLLVIDGSENLTPEDKKLLDLTKNKMVIFIINKVDLKKNICYNKNLCLSSKKDIIKISALKNLGIEGLKKKIRDKILKHGLFSSEKDIRISNIRQIELLRMGKEFLNKARETAAQGLSEEFISHDLILCLDSLERMTGKLAREDIINEIFSQFCLGK